The following proteins are co-located in the Syngnathus scovelli strain Florida chromosome 21, RoL_Ssco_1.2, whole genome shotgun sequence genome:
- the cyp26a1 gene encoding cytochrome P450 26A1, with protein MALSTLLATFLCTIVLPILLFLVAVKLWEVYMTRGRDPKCTSPLPPGSMGLPFFGETLQLILQRRKFLRMKRQKYGYIYRTHLFGNPTVRVTGGDNVRQILLGEHKLVSVQWPASVRTILGSDTLSNVHGALHKTKKKAIMRAFSREALELYIPVIQEEVRAAVKEWLARDSCVLVYPEMKRLMFRIAMRILLGFEPEQIKTDERQLVEAFEEMIKNLFSLPIDVPFSGLYRGLKARNFIHSKIEENIKKKIQESQKDSKHGDALQQLIDSSIKSGETFSMQAIKESATELLFGGHETTASTATSLIMFLGLNPEVVDKLRQEVIDKEEVGLHLQSLNIESLEQLKYTGCVIKETLRINPPVPGGFRVALKTFELNGYQIPKGWNVIYSICDTHDVADIFPNKEDFQPERFMTKASTDSSRFQYIPFGGGSRMCVGKEFAKVLLKIFLVEVVTKCHCTLLNGPPMMKTGPTVYPVDNLPTKFTHYVPN; from the exons ATGGCTCTCAGCACACTGCTGGCGACCTTCCTGTGCACCATCGTGCTTCCAATTCTTCTCTTTCTGGTGGCTGTCAAGCTGTGGGAAGTTTATATGACCCGGGGCAGAGATCCGAAGTGCACCAGCCCCCTGCCTCCGGGCTCCATGGGTTTGCCTTTCTTCGGGGAGACGCTGCAGCTCATCCTGCAG AGAAGAAAATTTCTGCGCATGAAGCGGCAAAAATACGGCTACATCTACCGGACTCACCTATTCGGGAACCCCACGGTGCGCGTGACCGGGGGCGACAACGTCAGGCAGATTCTCCTGGGGGAACACAAACTGGTGTCCGTCCAGTGGCCCGCGTCCGTGCGCACCATTCTGGGCTCGGACACGCTGTCAAACGTGCACGGAGCCCTGCACAAAACCAAGAAAAAG gccATTATGCGGGCATTTTCCAGGGAAGCCTTAGAGCTCTACATCCCAGTTATCCAAGAAGAAGTCCGAGCTGCGGTGAAAGAGTGGCTGGCGAGGGATTCTTGTGTGCTGGTCTACCCAGAAATGAAGCGTCTGATGTTCCGCATCGCCATGAGGATCCTTCTGGGCTTCGAGCCGGAGCAGATTAAGACCGACGAGCGGCAGTTGGTGGAAGCGTTTGAGGAGATGATCAAGAATCTCTTCTCTCTGCCCATCGATGTTCCATTCAGTGGCTTGTAcagg GGTCTTAAAGCTCGAAACTTTATCCATTCCAAGATCGAGGAGAACATCAAGAAGAAGATACAGGAGTCCCAGAAAGACTCCAAACATGGAGATGCtctgcagcagcttattgacagCAGCATAAAGAGTGGGGAGACATTTAGCATGCAG GCTATTAAGGAGTCTGCAACAGAACTATTATTCGGGGGCCATGAAACCACTGCCAGCACAGCCACCTCTCTGATTATGTTCCTGGGCCTGAACCCTGAAGTGGTGGACAAACTGAGGCAGGAAGTGATTGACAAG GAGGAGGTAGGACTTCATCTCCAGAGTCTGAACATTGAGTCTTTGGAGCAGTTGAAGTATACTGGCTGTGTGATTAAAGAGACACTAAGGATTAATCCTCCTGTCCCTGGAGGCTTCCGAGTGGCGCTCAAGACATTTGAACTCAAC GGGTACCAAATTCCCAAAGGTTGGAATGTTATCTACAGTATCTGTGATACCCATGACGTGGCAGATATCTTCCCCAACAAAGAAGACTTCCAGCCGGAGCGCTTCATGACAAAAGCTTCGACAGACTCCTCCAGGTTCCAATACATTCCTTTCGGTGGAGGTTCACGGATGTGTGTGGGAAAAGAGTTCGCCAAGGTCTTGCTGAAGATCTTTCTGGTGGAAGTGGTCACAAAGTGTCACTGTACTCTATTAAACGGGCCACCCATGATGAAAACGGGACCCACTGTTTATCCTGTGGACAATCTGCCGACTAAATTTACCCACTATGTTCCAAATTAA